The Impatiens glandulifera chromosome 3, dImpGla2.1, whole genome shotgun sequence genome contains a region encoding:
- the LOC124932613 gene encoding cytochrome P450 CYP82D47-like yields MEYPSFLLVNFVILAASILLLFYYLSQFKAFKVRDHKPNTPPEADGAWPIVGHLHLLRRLKLPHIVLADMADKYGPIYTLRLGLHKFVVVSSWELVKELFTTHDLVVASRPKLVATEHLGYNNASFGFAPYGPFWREMRKIVSLELLSSRRLDMLKHVQVSETKTSIQELHKLWRERNNGLDYVTVDMSQWFSNLTLNMILQMIAGKRYFGTMMDGPDKDEARRCQRIFREFFRLLGVNMVGDAIPWLRWLDLGGCEKAVKRIGKEVDDLVEEWLKEHHHQRSCSSKARKDDQDFMDVMISTLENANIFGYDANTVNKATCVNLITGATDTTSVVLTWTLSLIMNHPGVLRKAKEEMDVEVGTKRQVEDSDIPKLAYLHSIVKEALRLYSPGPLGGIRELSQDINIGGYNVPKGTRLITHLWKLQRDPKVWSEPSEFRPERFLNTHKGVDVRGQHFELIPFGAGRRACPGTNFAMQILHLVLANLIHAFDLSTPNNEQVDMTEIPGLTNSKAIPLDLLITPRLPQNLYE; encoded by the exons ATGGAATATCCCTCATTTCTTCTTGTAAATTTTGTAATCCTAGCAGCCTCCATTTTgcttcttttttattatctaagCCAATTTAAAGCCTTTAAGGTTAGAGATCATAAACCTAACACACCCCCTGAAGCAGATGGAGCATGGCCTATAGTAGGCCACCTTCATTTGCTTCGAAGACTTAAACTTCCCCATATAGTATTGGCAGACATGGCTGATAAATATGGCCCGATTTATACTCTCAGGCTCGGACTGCACAAGTTTGTCGTGGTTAGCAGTTGGGAATTGGTCAAGGAGCTGTTCACAACACATGATTTGGTCGTGGCATCCCGTCCCAAATTGGTAGCTACAGAACACTTGGGCTATAACAATGCTAGTTTTGGTTTTGCTCCATACGGGCCATTTTGGCGCGAGATGAGGAAGATTGTTTCTTTGGAGTTGCTTTCTAGCCGACGTCTAGATATGCTCAAGCATGTGCAAGTCTCCGAAACAAAAACTTCCATCCAAGAGCTCCATAAGTTGTGGAGGGAAAGAAACAATGGGCTAGACTATGTCACGGTGGATATGAGTCAATGGTTCTCCAATTTGACACTAAACATGATCCTTCAAATGATTGCCGGTAAAAGGTATTTTGGGACTATGATGGATGGACCAGACAAGGACGAGGCGAGACGGTGTCAAAGGATATTTAGGGAGTTTTTTCGTCTCCTTGGGGTAAATATGGTGGGTGACGCGATACCTTGGCTTCGATGGTTAGACTTAGGTGGTTGTGAGAAAGCCGTGAAAAGAATCGGGAAAGAAGTAGACGACCTCGTGGAGGAGTGGTTAAAGGAGCATCATCATCAAAGGAGCTGTAGTAGCAAGGCTAGAAAAGATGACCAAGACTTCATGGATGTGATGATTTCAACACTAGAAAATGCAAACATTTTTGGCTACGATGCTAATACTGTCAACAAAGCCACATGCGTG AATTTGATAACAGGAGCTACCGACACAACATCTGTCGTGTTGACATGGACCCTTAGCTTAATCATGAACCACCCGGGCGTGTTGCGCAAGGCCAAGGAAGAGATGGATGTTGAAGTGGGGACGAAAAGGCAAGTGGAAGACTCGGATATTCCCAAGTTAGCTTACCTCCATTCCATAGTCAAAGAGGCGCTAAGACTTTATTCCCCGGGTCCTCTTGGAGGGATAAGAGAACTCTCCCAAGACATAAACATAGGAGGCTACAATGTTCCAAAAGGGACAAGGCTCATCACACACCTTTGGAAGCTCCAACGCGACCCAAAAGTGTGGTCGGAGCCTTCAGAATTTCGACCAGAGAGGTTTCTCAATACTCACAAAGGAGTTGATGTTCGGGGCCAACATTTTGAGTTGATTCCATTCGGGGCAGGTAGGAGAGCATGTCCCGGAACCAATTTTGCTATGCAAATTTTGCATTTGGTGCTTGCTAATTTGATACATGCCTTTGACCTCTCAACTCCAAACAATGAACAAGTTGACATGACTGAGATTCCGGGCTTAACCAACTCTAAGGCCATCCCTCTTGATTTACTCATTACTCCTCGGCTCCCCCAGAATCTTTATGAATAA
- the LOC124928901 gene encoding cytochrome P450 82A1-like, whose translation MMISMDVSSLDLVSSSMAGALFIIVMSLYYYYFLKGNVFQIPGTRAHRKLNKPPEPSGSWPVLGHLRLFRGPKLFHVTLSEMADKHGPIFGIRLGLRRAIVVSNWELAKELSTTHDLAVASRPQMLASEHLGYNYAMFAFSPYGSYWREIRKFVSLELLSMRRLNLLGHIRVSETKSSIQQLYKLWADKGDDNLTLTTDGVMVEMRQWITDLTTNVIFTMIYGKRYSGADVDMEEARKYQRIFKRFLLLFGVNVVGDMIPCLRWLDIGGHEKTMKETSKEYDQLMVKLLEEHNDKRRGHNSHDRMDRDFMDVMISMLKDADIDGYDADTINKSTCSVHHL comes from the coding sequence ATGATGATTTCCATGGATGTCTCCTCTCTTGATCTTGTGAGCTCTTCAATGGCAGGAGCATTATTTATTATAGTAATGtccctttattattattatttcttaaaagggAACGTGTTCCAAATTCCTGGTACTAGAGCTCATCGTAAACTTAATAAACCGCCCGAACCAAGCGGATCATGGCCTGTGCTGGGTCACCTCCGTCTTTTCCGAGGTCCCAAACTTTTCCACGTAACATTGTCTGAGATGGCCGACAAACATGGTCCAATTTTCGGCATCCGTCTTGGACTTCGCAGGGCGATTGTGGTTAGCAATTGGGAGTTGGCCAAAGAACTGTCCACCACTCACGACCTAGCCGTGGCATCGCGTCCTCAAATGCTAGCTTCAGAGCACTTGGGGTACAACTATGCCATGTTTGCCTTTTCCCCATACGGGTCATATTGGCGGGAGATTCGAAAATTCGTGTCGTTGGAGTTGCTGTCTATGCGGCGACTCAATTTGCTAGGCCATATAAGGGTGTCCGAGACAAAATCCTCAATCCAACAACTTTATAAGTTATGGGCGGATAAAGGAGATGACAACTTGACTTTAACTACTGATGGTGTCATGGTGGAGATGAGGCAATGGATCACAGACTTGACAACAAACGTGATCTTTACGATGATCTATGGGAAAAGATATTCTGGGGCTGATGTTGACATGGaggaagctagaaagtatcaAAGAATTTTCAAGAGGTTCTTACTTCTGTTTGGTGTAAATGTGGTGGGGGACATGATACCATGTCTTAGATGGTTAGATATAGGAGGTCACGAGAAAACCATGAAAGAAACGTCAAAAGAATACGACCAACTAATGGTAAAGTTGCTAGAAGAGCACAATGATAAGCGGAGGGGACATAACAGTCATGATAGGATGGATCGTGATTTTATGGATGTGATGATCTCAATGCTTAAAGATGCAGATATAGATGGTTACGATGCTGATACTATTAACAAGTCTACGTGCTCGGTACATCATTTGTGA
- the LOC124932766 gene encoding cytochrome P450 82A3-like — protein MLTWTISLLMNHRRVLMKVEEELDIHVGKGRIVEESDIPNLVYLQAVMKESLRLYPPGPLAAPKEFTRDCVVGGYHVATGTRLILNLWKLQRDPKIWSEPLEFRPERFMTTHRNIDVRGQNFELIPFGAGRRVCPGINFAMQMGHLVLASLLHSFQLSNLNNELIDMTETQGLTISKATPLELIITPKLSSDLYA, from the coding sequence ATGCTTACATGGACTATTTCCTTACTGATGAACCATCGCCGTGTGTTGATGAAAGTTGAGGAAGAATTGGACATCCATGTGGGCAAAGGAAGGATCGTGGAGGAGTCTGATATTCCCAACTTGGTATACCTCCAAGCTGTTATGAAAGAATCGCTAAGGCTTTATCCACCGGGTCCACTAGCAGCCCCAAAAGAGTTCACACGAGATTGCGTTGTGGGTGGTTATCATGTGGCGACAGGGACAAGGCTCATTTTAAACCTTTGGAAACTCCAACGCGATCCTAAGATATGGTCGGAGCCTTTAGAGTTTCGGCCAGAGAGATTCATGACTACCCATAGAAACATAGATGTTCGTGGCCAGAATTTTGAGCTGATTCCTTTTGGTGCTGGTAGAAGAGTGTGCCCAGGAATAAACTTTGCCATGCAAATGGGACACTTGGTGTTAGCTAGCTTGCTGCATTCTTTTCAGCTCTCAAATCTCAACAATGAATTAATAGATATGACTGAGACTCAAGGATTGACAATATCCAAAGCTACTCCCCTTGAACTGATCATCACTCCCAAGCTTTCTAGTGATCTTTATGCATGA
- the LOC124928902 gene encoding xanthotoxin 5-hydroxylase CYP82C4-like, protein MDFSSLDHVSSSIIAGVILFTLLSSSLSLFYYYLSGSMFLFLGGAGDHHKSNIKPPEPSGAWPVLGHLHLLRGTKIFHETMSEMADKHGPIFGIRLGLRRAIVVSNWELAKELSTTHDLAVASRPKLLVAKHLGYNYAMFAFSPYGPYWREIRKFVSLELLSNRRLHLLRHIRVSETKTSIQQLYKLWADHSYEGDHDLTTSGTNGVTVDMSQWISDLIMNVNFIMIFGKRYSGGSDVEKEEARRCQRIFKKHLYLFGMNVVGDMIPWLRWLDIRGHEKAMKETLQEYDQLLVKWLAEHRDHRQNAWKVEGKTMERDFMDVMISMLKDVDIVLGLMGPVQMEGSSTMIRLTNNNWQIWKSKMEDILYCKDLYEPVEGDSAKPKEMAEADWIKLNRKAVGTIRQWLDDSVYHHVASEKSAHELWKKLESLYEQKTAVLGLVSGLDLELEQLDVKTAFLHGQDALFIAMLKKEMSKTFEMKDMGQARQILGMKITLTKATCTILNITGSDTPATMLTWTLCLLMNHHHVLRKVEEELDIHVGKGRNVEESDIPNLVYLQAVIKEALRLCPPAPLGAPREVVQDCVIGGYHVAAGTRLFINMWKIHRDPRIWSEPLEFRPERFMTTHSNIDIRGQNYELIPFGMGRRICPGINFGMTMGHLVLARLLHSFQLSNPNNEPVDMTATEGMSISKATPLEVIITPRLSGHLYA, encoded by the exons ATGGATTTCTCCTCACTTGATCATGTTAGCTCTTCAATAATAGCAGGAGTAATATTGTTTACGCTATTGTCCTCCAGCTTGTCCCTCTTCTATTATTACCTGAGCGGAAGCATGTTCCTCTTTCTTGGTGGTGCCGGAGATCAtcataaatctaatattaaacCGCCAGAACCAAGCGGAGCCTGGCCTGTGCTGGGTCACCTCCATCTTCTCCGAGGTACCAAGATTTTCCACGAAACAATGTCTGAGATGGCCGACAAACATGGTCCCATTTTCGGCATCCGTCTTGGACTTCGCAGGGCGATTGTGGTTAGCAATTGGGAGTTGGCCAAAGAACTGTCCACCACTCACGACCTAGCCGTGGCATCACGTCCCAAATTGCTAGTGGCAAAGCACTTGGGTTACAACTATGCCATGTTTGCCTTTTCCCCTTACGGGCCATATTGGCGTGAGATTAGGAAATTCGTGTCGTTGGAATTGCTGTCTAACCGCCGACTCCACTTGCTCCGCCACATAAGGGTGTCCGAAACAAAAACGTCTATTCAACAGCTTTATAAGTTGTGGGCAGATCATAGTTATGAAGGAGATCATGACTTGACAACATCTGGCACTAATGGTGTCACGGTGGATATGAGCCAATGGATATCGGACTTGATCATGAACGTGAACTTCATTATGATTTTTGGAAAAAGATATTCGGGTGGGAGTGATGTTGAGAAGGAGGAAGCTCGGAGGTGTCAAAGGATTTTCAAGAAgcacttatatttgtttggaatGAATGTGGTGGGAGACATGATACCTTGGCTTCGCTGGTTAGATATAAGGGGACACGAGAAAGCAATGAAAGAAACATTACAAGAATACGACCAACTATTGGTGAAATGGCTAGCAGAACACCGCGATCATCGACAGAATGCTTGGAAAGTTGAAGGTAAGACTATGGAACGAGATTTTATGGACGTGATGATATCAATGCTTAAAGATGTAGATATAGTGTTGGGCCTTATGGGTCCA GTTCAGATGGAAGGCAGTAGCACTATGATCAGGCTGACAAACAATAACtggcagatttggaaatccaaaatgGAGGACATCCTTTATTGTAAGGATCTGTATGAGccagttgaaggagatagtgcaaAGCCAAAAGAGATGGCTGAAGCTGATTGGATAAAACTGAACCGGAAAGCAGTCGGCACAATCAGACAATGGCTTGATGATAGTGTTTatcaccatgtagcaagtgagaaaAGTGCTCATGAGCTATGGAAGAAGCtagagtcattgtatgagcagaagacggcag tgttaggtctagtatcTGGCCTAGATCTTgaacttgaacaacttgatgtaaaaactgcattcctTCATG GACAGGATGCTCTGTTTATAGCTATGTTGAAGAaagagatgtccaagacatttgaaatgaaagacatgGGTCAAGCACGCCAGATATTGGGCATGaagattactc TTACCAAGGCTACTTGCACT attttgaaTATTACGGGATCGGACACCCCCGCCACCATGCTTACATGGACTCTTTGCTTACTCATGAACCACCACCACGTGTTGAGAAAGGTAGAAGAAGAGTTGGACATCCATGTGGGCAAAGGAAGGAACGTGGAAGAGTCCGATATTCCAAACTTGGTATACCTCCAAGCTGTTATCAAAGAGGCTTTAAGGCTATGCCCACCAGCTCCACTAGGAGCCCCAAGAGAAGTCGTCCAAGATTGTGTCATCGGTGGCTATCATGTGGCGGCAGGGACAAGATTGTTTATAAACATGTGGAAAATTCATCGTGATCCTAGGATATGGTCGGAGCCATTAGAGTTTCGGCCAGAAAGATTCATGACTACCCATAGCAACATAGATATCCGTGGCCAGAATTATGAGTTGATTCCTTTTGGTATGGGTAGAAGAATATGCCCGGGAATAAACTTTGGCATGACAATGGGACACTTGGTCTTAGCTAGATTGCTGCACTCTTTTCAGCTTTCCAACCCCAACAATGAACCTGTAGATATGACTGCGACCGAAGGAATGTCAATTTCCAAAGCTACTCCACTTGAAGTGATCATCACTCCTAGGCTTTCAGGTCATCTTTATGCATGA